From Streptomyces sp. NBC_00775, one genomic window encodes:
- a CDS encoding LLM class flavin-dependent oxidoreductase, which translates to MQSQQNPGSSQEPGPRAEAARFSVLDRSRTREGHEAPEALRDTVRLSQDLEKLGYHRIWVSEHHGVPGVAGSAPTVLAAAVAAATRTIRVGTGGVMLPNHQPLVVAEQFGVLESLFPGRIDMGLGRSVGFTDGVRKALGRDKDVAEDFAAQLAELLGWFRGTSPTGVHARPAEGLTVPPFVLAMGEGATIAARAGLPMVIGDLRNREKLRRGIDHYRAAFRPSVWAREPYVVISGTIAVAESPEAARRLLLPEAWSMAYSRTHGTFPPLPPAERVEALTMTAKERGFYESGLTGQIAGTEEQVAHELETVIKETGAQEVLVTTSSYDRDALLDSYRRLARVAGLTAFPGARPDPDPAQA; encoded by the coding sequence ATGCAGAGTCAGCAGAATCCCGGCTCCTCGCAGGAGCCGGGCCCGCGCGCGGAAGCCGCGCGCTTCTCCGTACTCGACCGCTCGCGCACCCGCGAGGGGCACGAGGCACCCGAGGCGCTGCGCGACACCGTGCGGCTTTCTCAGGATCTGGAGAAGCTCGGCTACCACCGGATCTGGGTCTCGGAACACCATGGAGTGCCCGGCGTCGCCGGCTCCGCGCCCACCGTGCTGGCCGCCGCGGTCGCCGCCGCCACGCGGACGATCCGGGTCGGCACCGGAGGTGTGATGCTGCCGAACCACCAACCGCTCGTCGTGGCCGAGCAGTTCGGTGTGCTGGAGTCGCTGTTCCCGGGGCGGATCGACATGGGTCTGGGCCGTTCCGTCGGCTTCACGGACGGTGTGCGCAAGGCGCTCGGCCGGGACAAGGACGTCGCCGAGGACTTCGCGGCGCAGCTCGCCGAACTCCTCGGGTGGTTCCGGGGGACTTCCCCGACCGGCGTCCACGCGCGCCCCGCGGAGGGCCTGACCGTGCCGCCCTTCGTGCTCGCCATGGGCGAGGGCGCCACGATCGCGGCGCGGGCGGGCCTGCCGATGGTCATCGGGGACCTCAGGAACCGGGAGAAGCTGCGGCGGGGCATCGACCACTACCGCGCGGCCTTTCGCCCGTCCGTCTGGGCGCGCGAGCCGTACGTCGTCATCTCCGGCACGATCGCGGTCGCCGAGAGCCCGGAGGCGGCGCGCCGTCTGCTGCTCCCGGAGGCCTGGTCGATGGCGTACTCCCGCACGCACGGCACCTTCCCGCCGCTGCCGCCCGCCGAGCGCGTCGAGGCGCTCACGATGACCGCCAAGGAGCGCGGCTTCTACGAGTCCGGGCTCACCGGCCAGATCGCGGGCACCGAGGAGCAGGTCGCCCACGAGCTGGAGACGGTGATCAAGGAGACCGGCGCCCAGGAGGTGCTGGTCACCACCAGTTCGTACGACCGGGACGCCCTCCTCGACTCCTACCGGAGACTCGCCCGGGTGGCTGGGCTGACCGCGTTCCCGGGGGCCAGGCCTGACCCGGACCCGGCCCAGGCCTGA
- a CDS encoding succinate dehydrogenase — protein MARTVWDSSVGKKTVMAVSGLIMVLYLVAHMIGNLKIYFGAGEFNHYGHWLRTVGEPFMHYEWTLWLVRVVLVVAVVAHAVSAYQLSRRDIKARPSKYVHKKPRSSYATRTMRWGGTILGLFIVWHILDLTTGTVHSGGFQEGHPYQNVVDTFSTWYGNVIYIVAMLALGLHIRHGFWSAAQTLGVGSRTRDRAFKTVANVLALVLTAGFISVPVGVMTGVVS, from the coding sequence ATGGCGCGCACCGTGTGGGACAGCTCCGTCGGCAAGAAGACCGTGATGGCCGTCAGCGGCCTGATCATGGTGCTGTACCTGGTCGCCCACATGATCGGGAACCTGAAGATCTACTTCGGGGCCGGCGAATTCAACCACTACGGGCACTGGCTGCGCACGGTCGGTGAGCCCTTCATGCACTACGAATGGACGCTCTGGCTCGTCCGCGTGGTGCTGGTCGTCGCCGTCGTCGCGCACGCCGTCTCCGCGTACCAGCTCAGCCGCCGCGACATCAAGGCGCGCCCCAGCAAGTACGTGCACAAGAAGCCGAGGTCCAGCTACGCGACGCGCACCATGCGCTGGGGCGGGACCATCCTCGGCCTGTTCATCGTCTGGCACATCCTCGACCTGACGACCGGCACCGTGCACTCCGGCGGCTTCCAGGAGGGCCACCCGTACCAGAACGTCGTGGACACCTTCTCCACCTGGTACGGCAACGTCATCTACATCGTCGCGATGCTCGCGCTCGGCCTGCACATCCGGCACGGCTTCTGGAGCGCGGCCCAGACCCTCGGCGTCGGCAGCCGCACCCGCGACCGCGCCTTCAAAACCGTCGCCAACGTCCTCGCGCTGGTGCTCACGGCGGGCTTCATCTCCGTACCCGTCGGTGTCATGACCGGAGTGGTGAGCTGA
- a CDS encoding GNAT family N-acetyltransferase yields MTGVSTLDSPPQPVAPTRYTVTLARDEADVRAAQRLRHDVFAGEMGALLTTPEPGHDIDAFDAYCDHLLVRDTVTGQVVGTYRLLPPERAAIAGRLYSESEFDLGPLAAIRSGLVEVGRSCVHPDHRDGTVIGLIWAGIARYMVEGGHEWLAGCCSIPLADGGALAAGTWDRVQDKHLAPEEYRVRPLLPWSAEGVARPPARVELPPLLRGYLRLGAWVCAEPAHDPDFGVADLYVLLSMRRVNPRYLRHFLSLVPA; encoded by the coding sequence ATGACCGGCGTTTCCACCCTCGACAGCCCCCCGCAACCCGTCGCCCCGACCCGCTACACCGTCACCCTCGCCCGCGACGAGGCCGACGTCCGTGCCGCCCAGCGGCTGCGCCACGACGTCTTCGCCGGGGAGATGGGCGCCCTCCTGACCACCCCGGAGCCCGGCCACGACATCGACGCCTTCGACGCGTACTGCGATCACCTGCTGGTCCGCGACACGGTGACCGGCCAGGTGGTCGGCACCTACCGGCTGCTGCCGCCCGAGCGTGCCGCGATCGCCGGACGCCTGTACTCGGAGAGCGAGTTCGACCTCGGCCCGCTGGCCGCCATCCGCTCCGGGCTCGTCGAGGTCGGCCGCTCCTGCGTCCACCCCGACCACCGCGACGGCACGGTCATCGGGCTGATCTGGGCCGGCATAGCCCGCTACATGGTCGAGGGCGGCCACGAGTGGCTCGCCGGCTGCTGCTCCATCCCGCTCGCCGACGGCGGCGCGCTCGCCGCCGGCACCTGGGACCGGGTCCAGGACAAGCACCTGGCGCCCGAGGAGTACCGGGTACGTCCGCTGCTGCCCTGGAGCGCGGAAGGCGTAGCCCGGCCACCGGCCCGCGTGGAGCTGCCCCCGCTGCTGCGCGGCTATCTCCGGCTCGGCGCGTGGGTCTGCGCCGAACCCGCGCACGACCCGGACTTCGGGGTCGCCGATCTGTACGTGCTGCTGTCGATGCGCCGGGTCAACCCGCGCTATCTGCGGCACTTCCTCTCACTCGTCCCCGCCTGA
- a CDS encoding lysophospholipid acyltransferase family protein, which produces MSAPRLAVIRRPRLGGGPGVAVLPGPVPTVPRLVAPRPAPQTSAWLPTAPCSPHGCVESTTSWAAVPRAVLRLAAVLLVVLVGVLLTPLAARMRAVPRDRWIRRWCLAVVRAAGVRTRITGAAGPTGGLLIVANHISWLDIPLLAAVRPARMLAKTEVRGWPVAGALAARGGTLFIERDRLRALPATVDRIAQALRGGAAVVAFPEGSTWCGRAQGHFRRAVFQAALDAGVPVQPVRLHYRLTGGAASTAPAFVGDDSLLASLWRVASARGLVAEVELRPVLAAGAHNDRRALADAAQGGPRRACSPAGAHP; this is translated from the coding sequence ATGAGCGCGCCCCGCCTCGCGGTCATCCGCCGCCCACGCCTCGGTGGCGGGCCGGGCGTCGCGGTGCTTCCCGGTCCCGTGCCCACGGTGCCGCGGCTTGTGGCGCCCCGCCCCGCCCCGCAGACCAGTGCCTGGCTGCCCACCGCACCCTGCTCCCCGCACGGCTGCGTGGAGTCCACGACATCCTGGGCGGCGGTGCCGCGCGCCGTTCTGCGGCTCGCCGCGGTGCTGCTGGTGGTCCTCGTCGGCGTCCTCCTGACCCCGCTCGCGGCACGCATGCGGGCGGTACCGCGCGACCGGTGGATCCGCCGCTGGTGCCTCGCCGTCGTGCGCGCCGCCGGTGTACGGACACGGATCACCGGAGCCGCCGGGCCCACCGGTGGACTGCTGATCGTCGCCAACCACATCTCGTGGCTGGACATCCCGCTGCTCGCCGCCGTCCGCCCGGCGCGGATGCTCGCCAAGACCGAGGTCCGCGGCTGGCCCGTGGCGGGCGCGCTGGCGGCTCGCGGCGGCACCCTGTTCATCGAACGCGACCGGCTGCGCGCCCTGCCCGCCACCGTGGACCGGATCGCCCAGGCGCTGCGCGGCGGGGCGGCCGTGGTCGCCTTCCCCGAGGGCAGCACGTGGTGCGGCCGGGCCCAGGGACACTTCCGCCGGGCCGTCTTCCAGGCCGCGCTCGACGCCGGCGTGCCCGTCCAGCCGGTGCGCCTCCATTACCGGCTCACCGGGGGAGCGGCGAGCACCGCGCCCGCCTTCGTCGGCGACGACTCGCTCCTCGCGTCGCTGTGGCGGGTGGCGTCGGCGCGGGGGCTGGTGGCCGAGGTGGAGCTGCGGCCCGTGCTCGCGGCCGGCGCCCACAACGACCGACGTGCTCTCGCGGACGCGGCACAAGGGGGCCCGCGACGAGCCTGTTCACCGGCCGGCGCACACCCCTGA
- a CDS encoding succinate dehydrogenase/fumarate reductase iron-sulfur subunit, with protein sequence MKLTLRVWRQKNAGADGAMSTYEVDDISADMSFLEMLDTLNEELILSGDDPVAFDHDCREGICGACSLVINGDAHGPERTTTCQLHMRSFQDGDTIDIEPWRASAFPVVKDLVVDRSAFDRIIQAGGYITAPTGAAPEAHATPVPKPDADFAFEHAECIGCGACVAACPNGAAMLFTSAKVNHLNVLPQGAPERETRVLDMVAQMDDEGFGGCTLTGECATACPKGIPLVSITSMNKEWLRATRKAGKR encoded by the coding sequence ATGAAGCTCACCCTGCGCGTCTGGCGGCAGAAGAACGCCGGCGCCGACGGAGCGATGTCCACGTACGAGGTGGACGACATCTCGGCCGACATGTCCTTCCTGGAGATGCTCGACACCCTCAACGAGGAGCTCATCCTGAGCGGCGACGACCCCGTCGCCTTCGACCACGACTGCCGCGAGGGCATCTGCGGTGCCTGCTCGCTCGTCATCAACGGTGACGCACACGGACCCGAGCGCACCACCACCTGCCAGCTGCACATGCGGTCCTTCCAGGACGGCGACACGATCGACATCGAGCCGTGGCGCGCCTCGGCCTTCCCGGTGGTGAAGGACCTGGTGGTGGACCGGTCGGCCTTCGACCGGATCATCCAGGCCGGCGGCTACATCACCGCCCCGACCGGCGCCGCGCCCGAGGCACACGCGACGCCCGTACCCAAGCCGGACGCCGACTTCGCCTTCGAGCACGCCGAGTGCATCGGCTGCGGCGCCTGCGTCGCGGCCTGCCCGAACGGCGCGGCGATGCTGTTCACCTCGGCGAAGGTCAACCACCTGAACGTCCTGCCGCAGGGCGCGCCCGAGCGCGAGACCCGCGTGCTCGACATGGTGGCGCAGATGGACGACGAGGGCTTCGGCGGCTGCACCCTCACCGGCGAGTGCGCGACCGCCTGCCCGAAGGGCATCCCGCTGGTCTCCATCACCAGCATGAACAAGGAGTGGCTGCGCGCGACCCGCAAGGCGGGCAAGCGTTAG
- a CDS encoding fumarate reductase/succinate dehydrogenase flavoprotein subunit produces MTTYAEYPTGEPVADSKAPRGPVKERWDTRRFEAKLVNPANRRKHTVIVVGTGLAGGSAGATLAEQGYHVVQFCYQDSPRRAHSIAAQGGINAAKNYRNDGDSIHRLFYDTVKGGDFRARESNVHRLAQISVEIIDQCVAQGVPFAREYGGLLDTRSFGGVQVSRTFYARGQTGQQLLLGAYQALSRQIAAGNIEMHPRTEMLDLIVVDGRARGIVARDLITGKIDTYYADAVVLASGGYGNVFYLSTNAMNSNATAIWRAHRRGAYFANPCFTQIHPTCIPRTGDHQSKLTLMSESLRNDGRIWVPKAKGDTRPPNEIPEDERDYYLERIYPSFGNLVPRDIASRAAKNVCDEGRGVGPGGQGVYLDFADAIRRMGRAKVEEKYGNLFDMYARITAEDPYSVPMRIYPAVHYTMGGLWVDYDLQTTIPGLFAIGEANFSDHGANRLGASALMQGLADGYFVLPSTINDYLARHPHHEQVTDEHPAVQEVLADTEDRLRLLLAVDGDRTPDSFHREVGELMWEFCGMARTETGLRKALERIPQIREEFWRRIKVPGTGEEFNQSLEKANRVVDYLELAELMCLDALHRSESCGGHFREESQTPDGEAARRDEEFSYAAAWEFTATGDAPVLHKEDLVFEYVHPTQRSYA; encoded by the coding sequence ATGACCACATACGCCGAATACCCGACCGGTGAGCCGGTCGCCGACAGCAAGGCCCCGCGGGGCCCGGTCAAGGAGCGCTGGGACACCCGGCGCTTCGAGGCCAAACTGGTCAACCCGGCCAACCGCCGCAAGCACACGGTGATCGTCGTCGGCACCGGCCTCGCGGGCGGCTCGGCCGGCGCCACACTCGCCGAACAGGGCTACCACGTCGTCCAGTTCTGCTACCAGGACTCGCCGCGCCGCGCCCACTCGATCGCCGCCCAGGGCGGCATCAACGCGGCGAAGAACTACCGGAACGACGGGGACTCCATCCACCGGTTGTTCTACGACACCGTCAAGGGCGGTGACTTCAGGGCGCGCGAGTCCAACGTCCACCGCCTGGCGCAGATCTCGGTGGAGATCATCGACCAGTGCGTCGCGCAGGGCGTGCCCTTCGCCCGCGAGTACGGCGGCCTCCTCGACACCCGTTCCTTCGGCGGCGTCCAGGTCTCCCGCACCTTCTACGCCCGGGGGCAGACGGGCCAGCAGCTGCTGCTCGGCGCGTACCAGGCGCTCTCCCGGCAGATCGCCGCCGGCAACATCGAGATGCACCCCCGGACCGAGATGCTCGACCTGATCGTGGTCGACGGACGGGCGCGCGGAATCGTGGCCCGCGACCTGATCACCGGGAAGATCGACACGTACTACGCGGACGCGGTGGTCCTCGCGAGCGGCGGATACGGCAACGTCTTCTACCTCTCGACGAACGCCATGAACTCCAACGCCACCGCCATCTGGCGGGCCCACCGGCGCGGCGCCTACTTCGCCAACCCCTGCTTCACCCAGATCCACCCCACCTGCATCCCGCGCACCGGCGACCACCAGTCCAAGCTCACCCTGATGAGCGAGTCGCTGCGCAACGACGGCCGCATCTGGGTCCCGAAGGCCAAGGGCGACACCCGCCCGCCCAACGAGATCCCCGAGGACGAGCGCGACTACTACCTGGAGCGCATCTACCCGTCCTTCGGCAACCTCGTGCCCCGCGACATCGCGTCGAGGGCCGCGAAGAACGTCTGCGACGAGGGTCGCGGCGTCGGCCCCGGCGGCCAGGGCGTCTACCTGGACTTCGCCGACGCCATCCGGCGCATGGGCAGGGCGAAGGTCGAGGAGAAGTACGGCAACCTCTTCGACATGTACGCCCGGATCACCGCCGAGGACCCGTACAGCGTGCCGATGCGGATCTACCCCGCCGTGCACTACACGATGGGCGGACTGTGGGTCGACTACGACCTCCAGACCACCATCCCCGGCCTGTTCGCGATCGGCGAGGCCAACTTCTCGGACCACGGCGCGAACCGGCTCGGCGCGTCGGCCCTGATGCAGGGGCTCGCCGACGGCTACTTCGTCCTGCCGTCGACGATCAACGACTACCTCGCCCGCCATCCGCACCACGAACAGGTCACCGACGAACACCCCGCCGTACAGGAGGTGCTGGCCGACACCGAGGACCGGCTGCGGCTGCTCCTCGCCGTCGACGGCGACCGCACGCCCGACTCCTTCCACCGCGAAGTCGGCGAACTCATGTGGGAGTTCTGCGGCATGGCCCGTACGGAGACCGGGCTGCGCAAGGCACTTGAGCGCATCCCGCAGATCCGCGAGGAGTTCTGGCGGCGCATCAAGGTGCCAGGCACCGGCGAAGAGTTCAACCAGTCGCTGGAGAAGGCCAACCGCGTCGTCGACTACCTGGAGCTCGCCGAACTCATGTGCCTCGACGCACTGCACCGCTCCGAGTCCTGCGGCGGCCACTTCCGCGAGGAGTCACAGACCCCGGACGGCGAGGCCGCCCGCAGGGACGAGGAGTTCTCGTACGCGGCCGCCTGGGAGTTCACCGCCACCGGTGACGCGCCCGTCCTGCACAAGGAAGACCTGGTCTTCGAGTACGTCCACCCCACCCAGCGGAGCTACGCATGA
- a CDS encoding excinuclease ABC subunit UvrA, producing MHSPHDPYVRVRGAREHNLQGVDVDIPRDVLAVFTGVSGSGKSSLAFGTIYAEAQRRYFESVAPYARRLIHQVGAPKVGEITGLPPAVSLQQRRSAPTSRSSVGTVTNLSNSLRMLFSRAGDYPEGAARLDSDAFSPNTAAGACPECHGLGQVHRTTEELLVPDPALSIREGAIAAWPGAWQGKNLRDILDTLGHDVDRPWRELPAEEREWILFTDDQPVVTVHPVRDAERIQRPYQGTYMSARRYVMKTFSDTKSPTLRAKAERFLSSAPCPACGGSRLRPEALAVTFAERNIAELAALPLAELARALRGTGEAARVLTADLRSRIAPVAELGLGYLSLDRATPTLSAGELQRLRLATQLRSGLFGVVYVLDEPSAGLHPADTEALLTVLERLKSAGNSVFVVEHHLDVVRGADWLVDVGPRAGEHGGRVLHSGPVAELERVAESATARFLFDRSPAAVRDVRSPGGQLKIGPVTRHNLRGVTAEFPLGVFTAVTGVSGSGKSTLIGEITEELPGVGRLVSVDQKPIGRTPRSNLATYTGLFDVVRKVFAATPEARRRDYGVGRFSFNVAGGRCETCQGEGFVSVELLFLPSTYTPCPDCGGARYHSETLEVTYRERNIAQVLDLTVEAAADFFADTPAVARSLTTLLDVGLGYLRLGQPATELSGGEAQRIKLASELQRVRRGHTFYLLDEPTTGLHPADVEVLMRQLHGLVDAGHTVVVVEHDMTVVAGADWVIDLGPGGGDAGGRIVAAGPPAEVAAAAESRTAPYLARALGQGR from the coding sequence ATGCACAGCCCCCACGACCCGTACGTCCGCGTCCGGGGCGCCCGCGAGCACAACCTCCAGGGCGTGGACGTGGACATCCCGCGTGACGTCCTCGCGGTCTTCACCGGCGTCTCCGGCTCCGGCAAGTCCTCGCTGGCCTTCGGGACCATCTACGCGGAGGCGCAGCGCCGCTACTTCGAGTCGGTCGCCCCGTACGCGCGACGGCTGATCCACCAGGTGGGGGCGCCGAAGGTCGGGGAGATCACGGGGCTGCCGCCCGCGGTGTCCTTGCAGCAGCGGCGGTCGGCGCCGACGTCGCGCTCGTCCGTGGGGACGGTCACCAATCTCTCCAACTCGCTGCGCATGCTGTTCTCGCGGGCGGGCGACTATCCGGAGGGCGCCGCGCGGCTCGACTCGGACGCGTTCTCACCCAATACGGCGGCCGGGGCCTGCCCCGAGTGCCACGGTCTCGGTCAAGTGCACCGTACGACCGAGGAGTTGCTCGTACCCGATCCGGCGCTGTCGATCCGCGAGGGCGCGATCGCCGCGTGGCCGGGTGCCTGGCAGGGCAAGAACCTGCGGGACATCCTCGACACGCTCGGCCACGACGTGGACCGGCCCTGGCGGGAACTGCCCGCCGAGGAACGGGAGTGGATCCTCTTCACGGACGACCAGCCGGTCGTCACCGTGCACCCGGTGCGCGACGCGGAGCGGATCCAACGCCCTTACCAGGGTACGTACATGAGCGCCCGGCGCTATGTCATGAAGACCTTCTCCGACACGAAGAGCCCGACGCTCAGGGCCAAGGCGGAGCGGTTTCTCAGCAGCGCCCCCTGTCCGGCGTGCGGCGGCAGCCGGCTGCGTCCCGAGGCGCTGGCGGTGACGTTCGCCGAACGGAACATCGCCGAGCTGGCCGCGCTGCCGTTGGCGGAGCTGGCTCGTGCGCTGCGGGGAACCGGCGAGGCCGCCCGGGTCCTCACCGCCGACCTCAGATCCCGTATCGCGCCCGTCGCCGAGCTCGGCCTCGGCTATCTGAGCCTCGACCGGGCGACCCCCACCCTCTCCGCGGGGGAACTCCAACGGCTGCGTCTGGCAACGCAGTTGCGCTCCGGTCTCTTCGGGGTCGTGTACGTCCTCGACGAGCCGTCCGCGGGACTGCACCCGGCGGACACCGAGGCCCTGCTCACCGTCCTGGAGCGGCTGAAGTCGGCGGGCAACTCGGTGTTCGTCGTGGAGCACCACCTCGATGTCGTACGGGGCGCCGACTGGCTCGTCGACGTCGGTCCGCGCGCCGGCGAGCACGGCGGGCGCGTGCTGCACAGCGGCCCGGTCGCGGAGCTGGAGCGCGTGGCGGAGTCCGCGACGGCACGCTTCCTCTTCGACCGCTCCCCCGCTGCGGTACGCGACGTCCGGTCACCCGGCGGCCAGCTGAAGATCGGGCCGGTCACCCGGCACAACCTGCGCGGGGTCACCGCCGAGTTCCCGCTCGGCGTGTTCACCGCGGTCACCGGCGTCTCCGGCTCCGGCAAGTCCACGCTGATCGGCGAGATCACGGAGGAGCTCCCCGGTGTCGGGCGTCTCGTCTCCGTCGACCAGAAGCCCATCGGCCGTACCCCGCGCTCCAATCTGGCGACCTACACCGGCCTCTTCGACGTCGTACGCAAGGTCTTCGCCGCGACTCCGGAGGCGAGAAGGCGTGACTACGGCGTGGGGCGCTTCTCCTTCAACGTCGCGGGCGGACGGTGCGAGACGTGTCAGGGCGAGGGCTTCGTCAGCGTGGAGCTACTGTTCCTGCCCAGCACCTATACGCCGTGCCCGGACTGCGGTGGGGCGCGCTACCACTCCGAGACGCTCGAAGTGACGTACCGGGAACGGAACATCGCACAGGTCCTGGACCTGACGGTGGAGGCCGCGGCCGACTTCTTCGCGGACACCCCGGCCGTCGCGCGCAGCCTCACCACGCTCCTCGACGTGGGCCTCGGCTATCTGCGACTCGGCCAGCCCGCAACCGAGTTGTCCGGCGGTGAGGCCCAGCGCATCAAGCTGGCCAGCGAGTTGCAGCGGGTGCGTCGCGGCCACACCTTCTATCTCCTCGACGAGCCGACGACGGGGCTGCACCCGGCCGATGTCGAGGTGCTGATGCGCCAGTTGCACGGCCTGGTCGACGCGGGCCACACGGTCGTGGTCGTCGAGCACGACATGACGGTGGTCGCGGGCGCCGACTGGGTGATCGACCTGGGCCCCGGCGGGGGCGACGCGGGCGGGCGGATCGTGGCGGCGGGGCCGCCGGCGGAGGTGGCGGCGGCGGCAGAGAGCCGGACGGCGCCCTACCTCGCCCGTGCGCTCGGACAGGGGCGGTAG
- a CDS encoding MFS transporter, whose protein sequence is MPRLIPDAGPQRVIAASNFVYTVGSGLYLTAGVLYFTQSVHLPAGQVGLGLGIAGLVSLAVGIVVGHLADTRGARGVYAATLVVQALATAGFVLVDSFWTFVLAVCAATGAKAAGLAARSPIIRRYGGDRPQEFRAHLRSVTNIGISLGALLAGWVVQVGTHTAYQLLVVGNAIGFAASAAVLVLLPPVTPGPTVGGPRWIALRDRPYLLITALDGIMAIQFKVLTVAVPLWLVAATTAPPWLISGTMLINTVIVVAFQVRAGRSIDSPLTGGAAYRRSGVAFLVSCSLISLSAGAPAWAAATLLMTAVVIHTVGELWHSAGGFEVSFALAPEHATGQYLGVFGLGAGLAEALGPGLLIALCITWGRPGWYVVGALFALTGLAAPFAVRWAQRHQGAHPTHIESPLKELAA, encoded by the coding sequence ATGCCCCGTCTGATCCCGGACGCCGGACCGCAACGCGTCATCGCCGCTTCGAACTTCGTCTACACCGTCGGCAGCGGCCTCTACCTGACCGCCGGGGTGCTGTACTTCACCCAGTCGGTGCACCTTCCGGCAGGCCAGGTGGGCCTCGGACTCGGCATCGCCGGTCTCGTCTCACTGGCCGTGGGCATCGTCGTCGGCCATCTCGCGGACACACGCGGAGCGCGCGGCGTCTACGCGGCCACCCTGGTGGTCCAGGCGCTGGCAACGGCCGGCTTCGTGCTGGTGGACAGCTTCTGGACGTTCGTTCTCGCGGTCTGCGCGGCCACCGGGGCGAAGGCGGCTGGACTGGCCGCACGCAGTCCGATCATCAGGCGCTACGGAGGGGACCGGCCGCAGGAATTCCGCGCCCATCTCCGTTCCGTGACCAACATCGGCATATCCCTCGGTGCTCTGCTGGCAGGCTGGGTCGTCCAGGTGGGCACCCACACCGCTTACCAGCTCCTTGTGGTCGGCAACGCGATCGGCTTCGCGGCTTCCGCCGCCGTCCTGGTCCTCCTCCCGCCGGTCACCCCCGGGCCCACCGTCGGCGGCCCTCGGTGGATCGCCCTGCGGGACCGCCCCTACCTCCTGATCACCGCCCTCGACGGCATCATGGCCATCCAGTTCAAGGTGCTCACCGTGGCCGTTCCGCTGTGGCTGGTCGCGGCGACGACCGCTCCGCCCTGGCTCATCTCGGGCACCATGCTCATCAACACCGTCATCGTCGTCGCGTTTCAGGTACGGGCCGGCCGCAGCATCGATTCCCCCCTGACCGGCGGAGCCGCCTACCGGCGGTCTGGCGTGGCCTTCCTCGTCTCCTGCTCGCTGATCTCGCTGTCCGCGGGGGCACCGGCCTGGGCCGCCGCGACGCTGCTGATGACGGCGGTGGTGATCCACACGGTCGGCGAGCTGTGGCACTCCGCCGGAGGCTTCGAGGTGTCCTTCGCCCTCGCTCCGGAGCACGCCACCGGCCAGTACCTGGGCGTCTTCGGCCTGGGGGCCGGACTGGCCGAAGCCCTCGGGCCAGGCCTGCTCATCGCGCTCTGCATCACCTGGGGCCGCCCAGGGTGGTACGTCGTCGGAGCGCTGTTCGCCCTGACGGGCCTGGCGGCGCCCTTCGCCGTCCGCTGGGCACAACGCCACCAGGGCGCTCACCCGACGCACATCGAATCCCCGCTGAAGGAACTGGCCGCCTGA